AATCTCTCTCGCATGCTGAAACAATACTCACAGCATAACAAGCTATACACATTGTCAACAACTTTAGTCTTCTCCGCTAGAGCTTGCGTGCTGGACAGTCTGAGTTGTATCTGATGGTATGGCAAGAATTTGAGATGGCCAAGAATCTGAGGACGATGGATAACGAGCATGTGGTCTGCTTACATTTGTTGGAAGCTTAGACACGGAATCTGAAGTATCAGGCTCATGGTATACTGTCAGGTCATGATGATTTAAGGGAACAACGAGTACAGAACCCAAAACAGGTGCTGGCTGTGACGCTTGTTCAACTACAGGAATCGCAAGGTGGTGATCCTCCTGTAAGTGTGGTACAGTTTCGAGTTGCGACTGTGAGTGATCTAACTTCCATGCATATTTGGAATATATTCTCTCTTGTACCTCACTTTTCAGATCCTCAATCTGAGCTTGAAGGGCAGAATTCTCGTCTTTCAGCTCATGCTTCTCGGCAGCTACCTGTTATCAAATAACTAACTTTCGACAATCA
This DNA window, taken from Rhododendron vialii isolate Sample 1 chromosome 8a, ASM3025357v1, encodes the following:
- the LOC131335078 gene encoding transcription factor bHLH47-like isoform X1 codes for the protein MASEAPVPSSDNVDVVPEKPVPSCSTSRSKNKPGKVPRKIHKAEREKLKRDSLNVLFLKLSDTLEPAHQNNGKASVLSNATRILRDLLAQVDCLKKENTTLLSESHYVAAEKHELKDENSALQAQIEDLKSEVQERIYSKYAWKLDHSQSQLETVPHLQEDHHLAIPVVEQASQPAPVLGSVLVVPLNHHDLTVYHEPDTSDSVSKLPTNVSRPHARYPSSSDSWPSQILAIPSDTTQTVQHASSSGED
- the LOC131335078 gene encoding transcription factor bHLH47-like isoform X2, whose translation is MASEAPVPSSDNVDVVPEKPVPSTSRSKNKPGKVPRKIHKAEREKLKRDSLNVLFLKLSDTLEPAHQNNGKASVLSNATRILRDLLAQVDCLKKENTTLLSESHYVAAEKHELKDENSALQAQIEDLKSEVQERIYSKYAWKLDHSQSQLETVPHLQEDHHLAIPVVEQASQPAPVLGSVLVVPLNHHDLTVYHEPDTSDSVSKLPTNVSRPHARYPSSSDSWPSQILAIPSDTTQTVQHASSSGED